The genome window GGTATCATTCTCTCCACACTCCTGTCTGTTGAATCATGATCTGCTCCTGCTGATATCATGCTGCTTGTGGACTTATTTCCTTCAGAATGTGTCATGCATTCTCCATCATTATAAGCAAGTGCAGTTATGTAAGAGGAAGGATCGATACTTGTATCAGTAGCTTGTTCAATgcacacctcaggctctgagAAAGTAAACGTTGGGGCAGCCGCAATAGTATGTTGCATTTCTGATTCTATGGCTGAGTCGATAGTGCCGTCATCACTTTGAGTGTCACTCAGAGCTAGTTCCGCTGACTTAAAATGGAATGGGTCGATGATGCTAATCGCTGAAGAATACTTTTTAGGAAGTATAAATGTCATGTCCAAAAAAACATCCGATATGCACTCGTACACCTACATGAGTGTGGGGAGTTGTCCAGCAATTTGTGCAATGAGTGCTTTGATGCATGCAATCACTTAACTATGAAGCAGTAATTATACCTTGGTGTCATACTTGTGCAATCCATAGCCGGTTCTTCGATTCTTTAACAGCCTGTATGAGAGCAACAATGAAATGCACCCTACAATGACACGTGCAGTGCACTCACTTGTTCTTCCTCCATCGCTTCACAGTAATAGAAATGCACATTAATAAAGagaaagaaagaagagaaAACGGTGCAAGTAGCAAAAGTCCCATTATGTGTAAGCTGTGACTTCGAGGCATGTTGTTTGGTGGTGTAGAAGCTACAGAACTCCCAAAGCTAGTCGTAGGAGCTGCAGAACTCCCAAAGCTAGTCGTAGGAGCTGCAGAACTTACAAAGCTAGTCGTAGGAGCTGCAGAACTGCCAAAGCTAGTTGTAGGAGCTGCAGAACTGCCAAAGCTAGTCGTAGGAGCTGCAGAACTCCCAAGGTTAGT of Halichondria panicea chromosome 9, odHalPani1.1, whole genome shotgun sequence contains these proteins:
- the LOC135340639 gene encoding uncharacterized protein LOC135340639 isoform X2; protein product: MSMIPQQLSGNVKCTTFGCYVAVNKPTLEIVRYNFSPTSLEGNCSTPVISPTNTFTLSSSPTLTSIISSSSHMLEIYTTITENHLSYATVLSTSLSTTNFVSSAAPMTSFVSSVAPTTNLGSSAAPTTSFGSSAAPTTSFGSSAAPTTSFVSSAAPTTSFGSSAAPTTSFGSSVASTPPNNMPRSHSLHIMGLLLLAPFSLLSFSLLMCISITVKRWRKNKLLKNRRTGYGLHKYDTKVYECISDVFLDMTFILPKKYSSAISIIDPFHFKSAELALSDTQSDDGTIDSAIESEMQHTIAAAPTFTFSEPEVCIEQATDTSIDPSSYITALAYNDGECMTHSEGNKSTSSMISAGADHDSTDRSVERMIPSLRKDKVEGGYIEALTYTSNESINNVEQQNDTSVSPSKNSYADNHTTSAKDAGYIQIPPVVQSQNGPSTQSTKDGYVFICSN